In one window of Desulforhabdus amnigena DNA:
- a CDS encoding condensin complex protein MksE, with protein MGSYDRKENPQEEDAFLVLWKRPDSAQKVVHSLLGGRHIDPYLAEEFQFLENHPSAWEKFFQWMGYRLRRSELGGNPFFYLDPATDLAGRSRLSRGATFLGLYLAWHFFMEGPGESGWISANDIFQRLISSYKFHFLRSIFIRKPGNLSPLELSEDQAEKLRGYIRKELQELAKYRFVDLRPGSRSDWEDLVVQRLPALYRFWELALHVRGNGGSDRDIDIDSVVAQVWGNVDSETEEEDL; from the coding sequence TTGGGAAGTTACGATCGAAAGGAGAACCCGCAGGAGGAAGATGCTTTTCTGGTTCTATGGAAAAGGCCGGATTCCGCCCAAAAGGTCGTTCATTCATTGTTGGGAGGCAGGCATATCGATCCCTACCTGGCCGAGGAATTCCAATTCCTGGAAAACCATCCATCGGCGTGGGAAAAGTTTTTTCAATGGATGGGGTATAGATTGAGACGCAGTGAACTGGGTGGGAATCCTTTCTTTTACCTGGATCCAGCTACTGACTTGGCCGGCCGGTCCCGATTGAGCAGGGGAGCGACATTTCTGGGACTCTATCTGGCGTGGCATTTTTTCATGGAGGGGCCGGGGGAATCCGGCTGGATTTCCGCAAACGACATCTTTCAAAGACTGATCAGCAGCTATAAATTTCATTTTTTGCGATCCATCTTCATCAGAAAGCCGGGAAATCTCAGCCCATTGGAACTGAGCGAAGACCAGGCCGAGAAGCTGCGGGGGTATATTCGTAAGGAACTTCAGGAATTGGCAAAATACCGCTTTGTGGATCTCAGGCCAGGTTCCCGATCCGATTGGGAAGATCTTGTCGTGCAAAGGCTTCCCGCCCTTTACCGCTTCTGGGAGCTGGCTCTGCACGTGCGTGGAAACGGCGGCAGCGACCGGGACATCGATATCGATAGTGTGGTGGCTCAAGTTTGGGGCAACGTGGATTCGGAAACGGAGGAAGAGGATCTGTGA